One Setaria viridis chromosome 5, Setaria_viridis_v4.0, whole genome shotgun sequence genomic region harbors:
- the LOC117856906 gene encoding protein NDL1: MGDSSGSVSIDVERIFFGGKEHRVRTRHGPLSVSVYGNEDKPALVTYPDVALNHMSCFQGLFFCPEAASLLLHNFCVYHITPQGHELGAAPISSDVPVPSVDDLADQVADVLDFFSLGAVMCLGVTAGAYVLTLFATKYRERVLGLMLVSPLCKGPSWSEWLYNKVLLNLLYYYGTRGLVKESLLQRYFSMEVRGNGQDPESEIVQACRSLLDERQGSNVWRFLQAINRRHDLTESLMKLQCRTLIFVGENSQFHADAVHMTTKLDRRYCALVEVQACGSLVTEEQPHAMLIPMEYFLMGYGLYRPPQQETSPRSTLNPFCISPELLSPESMGVKLKPIKTRISLNV; this comes from the exons ATGGGGGACTCCAGCGGCTCGGTGTCGATCGACGTCGAGCGGATCTTCTTCGGCGGCAAG GAACATCGAGTGAGAACGAGACATGGCCCTCTTTCGGTTTCTGTGTACGGAAACGAAGACAAGCCCGCGCTCGTGACTTATCCGGATGTGGCTTTAAATC ACATGTCTTGCTTCCAAGGATTGTTCTTCTGTCCAGAGGCTGCGTCGCTCTTGCTTCACAATTTCTGCGTCTACCACATCACGCCTCAAGGACACGAG TTAGGAGCGGCTCCGATTTCATCTGACGTGCCCGTGCCATCTGTCGATGACCTTGCAGATCAGGTTGCCGATGTCCTCGATTTTTTCAG TTTAGGTGCTGTAATGTGCTTGGGTGTCACTGCTGGTGCCTATGTTCTTACCCTCTTTGCG ACAAAGTATCGAGAGAGGGTTCTTGGCCTCATGTTGGTTTCACCTCTGTGCAAAGGCCCTTCATGGAGCGAATGGTTGTACAATAAG GTATTATTAAACTTGCTTTATTATTATGGGACACGTGGGTTAGTCAAGGAAAGCTTGCTTCAGCGTTATTTCAGCATG GAAGTTCGCGGCAATGGGCAAGATCCTGAATCAGAGATTGTCCAAGCCTGCAGAAGT TTACTTGATGAGAGGCAGGGATCTAATGTCTGGCGGTTCCTTCAAGCAATTAACAG GCGGCATGACTTAACAGAATCATTGATGAAGCTTCAGTGCCGGACGCTAATATTTGTTGGAGAAAACTCACAATTCCATGCCGACGCGGTCCACATGACCACAAAACTAGACCGGAGATACTGTGCTCTTGTTGAG GTTCAGGCTTGTGGTTCACTAGTGACTGAAGAGCAGCCCCATGCGATGCTCATTCCGATGGAATACTTCCTGATGGGATACGGTCTTTACAGACCTCCGCAGCAGGAAACTAGCCCCAGGAGTACACTGAACCCGTTCTGCATATCGCCTGAGCTTCTATCACCCGAGAGTATGGgagtgaagctgaagcccatCAAGACGCGGATATCCCTTAATGTTTAG